The genomic DNA CCATGGAAAGCGCTGACGACAGACCCATTTCTATTGCCTCCTGATGGGGATCATGTCCACACCTTCACCGCTCCGATTTGTTGCTACCGCACCATATTCAGCGCTTCCTGAAGCATTTCATCCGCAGTTGAAACGATCCGGGAATTTGCCGAGTAGGCCTGTTGGGTGACAATCAGCTTGGAAAATTCATCAGCAATATCGGTGTTTGAATTTTCCACCGACTGGCCGACAATTGCGCCTGTCGAACCGAGTATCGCCTGACCGGATTCCGAAGTTGCCTCAAAGGCACCACCATCCAGCCGCAGCAGACCGTTATCCGCATTGAATGAGACCAGCGGGATATCCACAATATTGAGGCTGAGACCATTGGAATAATTCGCAACAATTGTGCCGCCATCGGCCACCTGAACGCCAACCAGCTCGCCGGATGACAGGCCATCCTGTGAAAAATCATTGACCTGCACATTGCCGTTCGGATCATCATACTGGGTCAGTCCGCCGACACCGTGAACCAGATTGATGTCGCCCAGGGTGTTGCCATCGACCACCAGGCCACTGAGTGTAATCTGGCTGATGATGGGATCCAGAGTTCCGTTGGAACCGAATGTGTAGTCCTGGCCGATATTGCGCCACTGGGTCTCTGTCCCCGTGGCAGCCGGATTTTCCAGATAGAACATGTTCCAGGTTTCGGTTCCGCCATTATCCTTGCTGTCCACCTTTGCCCAGCGGAATTGCATATTCACCGGGGATCCGTTTTCATCAAATACGGTAATCGCCCCGCCACTGACCGAACTGCTGATAAAGGTAGAATTGTCATTGGCTACAACCACGCCGGCGGCCGGAAGATAATCACCGGCTGCAACGCCGAATTTACTCGCATTCGCTGTACCACCCACGGCCAGCGATGCTGTCGACGAAATTGCGACAATGGAAATATTCCCTGTCAAAGTGTCAACGCTTGCGGACACACCGGACAGGGCTGCAAGAGCGGAATTCAATTCGTCCAGCGTCGAGACTTCGCCGGGACCGGTTCCAAAAGTAATGGTTTGCGCCCCGGCCTGGGCAACTTCAACTGTCAGTGTCTGCCCCTGCGACACAGCATTTTGTGACAACAGGTTGGTGGCTCCTGTACTACCCGCCGTAAGGCCGAGTTCGTTGAGGATCGCCGTCGTCGACCCACTGCCGATATCAATGTTCGTATCCGCATCCGCCGAAGTAAGAACGAGTTCATCGGACGTGCCCAGGCTGGCCGTGATGCCTGTCGTGCCAGTGAGAAGATTGATCGAGGCCTGCACGGTCGCGGCATCGTCGGTCGAATTGATGGTTATGCTGCTGCCGTTCAATTCCAGCGTGCCTCCGCTGGAAGACAGGGCCGAAATATCCGTTGTGCCGGACGCGGCAGCCTGTGCATCTGGCGCCAGCAAGGCGCCGTTTCCGGTAACCGTGCTCGCCGCCGTTGAGGAGGCTCTCGGATCAGCGGAAAAATTGATCGGATTCAGCAATTCGCTGTTTGGAATATCCGCATTGGCATTGCCGGTCAGCGGAAAACTTGCAAGGTTGGCGCGGTACTCGATTTCCTGGGTGGCACGGGCCGGCAGGAAGTCGTTCGACAACTGGATGAGATCAGGCACGCTGCCGACCGGATTCCCGGTGGCTGGATCCAGTTCCAGCCCTTTCAGATAGTAACCTGATCCATTGACCAGATATCCTTCTGCATCGATCGTAAAGTCTCCGCGCCGGGTATAGACATCAGTTCCTGAAAACAACGCTCTGTTGTCACTGGTGCTGACCTTTTCCTGAACCAGGAAATAACCATCGCCGGCGATTGCCATGTGAGTGTTGATCGAGGAGGCGGAAATATCGCCCTGCACCGTTGCCGTGGAGCGCGAAAACATCGAGACCGACCCGGCGGTTTGGTATTTCGGACTGTTTGAGCCACCAGTCACCAGATCGGAAAACGCCGTATCCTGACGTTTGAAGGCCGTGGTCTGGGAATTCGCAATATTTCCCGAAATATTTTCCAGCGCAAACGACTGTGCCCGCAAACCGCTTACCGCAGTATTCAAAGCCCCAAAAATACCCATGACAGTTCCTCTACTTTACCCAAATGGATGGCAGCCCTCCAACGAATGTCGAAGATGACAATCGGCTGCTGATCCTTTTTGTATTTCAAGTGTCGTGCCAGTTTTTTAGTCTATTAAATCAATGCCTTAAATATACCCGGTCAATGAAACGGTAAAAATCACCCTGCAATTTTTGCGCACAGGCCTGCAATTTTTGCCGCTTGCCCGGAGGCTGAAGCCAGTGGCTGCGGTCATTTGCATGAGGCTGCAGACCGCATCAGCTCACTTCGCACGGCGTTCCTGCCAGCGATCTTTCAGCTGCATTCCCCAATAAATCAATTGCGTTCCGGCCCGTCCGGCCGGGCCACCGCCCCAGCGCGCCTTGAACGGTTCAAACAACCGCCAGCGGTCATCGCCATGGGTCAACGCAGCAGCAACCATATCGGCCCCCATGGCGGTCGTGCTGAGGCCATGACCGCCAAACGCAGTGCAGGACCACAGGCCAGGTTCCAACTCGCCGATAATCGGCATCTTGTGAACCGCATAACCCATCAGCCCTGACCAGGCGTGGCGAATTTCCAGATGCGACAATTGCGGATAAATCTCGACGATCTGGCGTTTCAGCAGTTCTGCCAACCGGTGCGGCTGGGATTGTTGCGTGGTGATGCGGCCGCCCCAAAGCAGGCAATCCTGTTCGATACGCCGATAATAATCGCTGGCCAGCCTTGTGTCGGATATGGCACCACGAAACCGGATTGCCTCATCAAGCGCTGCACCAAGCCCGACGCTGCTGACCACATAGGTTGCAACCGGCAGAATGGCGCTGGCGAGCGGTCGATAGAGCGGTCCCAGATAGGCCGATCCGGTCAGCACCACCTGCTTTGCGGCAACGCTGCCCTGCGGCGTAGTAACCAGCCAGCCGGCACCGGATTTTTCCAGCTTAACTGCTGGCGTCTCTTCAAACAGGGTGACATCGCCTTGCGTCGCCAACAGCTGTTTCAGCCCCTGCGCATAGGCCAGCGGATCAATCGTGAACGTATCAGG from Pararhizobium sp. IMCC3301 includes the following:
- a CDS encoding flagellar hook-basal body complex protein; protein product: MGIFGALNTAVSGLRAQSFALENISGNIANSQTTAFKRQDTAFSDLVTGGSNSPKYQTAGSVSMFSRSTATVQGDISASSINTHMAIAGDGYFLVQEKVSTSDNRALFSGTDVYTRRGDFTIDAEGYLVNGSGYYLKGLELDPATGNPVGSVPDLIQLSNDFLPARATQEIEYRANLASFPLTGNANADIPNSELLNPINFSADPRASSTAASTVTGNGALLAPDAQAAASGTTDISALSSSGGTLELNGSSITINSTDDAATVQASINLLTGTTGITASLGTSDELVLTSADADTNIDIGSGSTTAILNELGLTAGSTGATNLLSQNAVSQGQTLTVEVAQAGAQTITFGTGPGEVSTLDELNSALAALSGVSASVDTLTGNISIVAISSTASLAVGGTANASKFGVAAGDYLPAAGVVVANDNSTFISSSVSGGAITVFDENGSPVNMQFRWAKVDSKDNGGTETWNMFYLENPAATGTETQWRNIGQDYTFGSNGTLDPIISQITLSGLVVDGNTLGDINLVHGVGGLTQYDDPNGNVQVNDFSQDGLSSGELVGVQVADGGTIVANYSNGLSLNIVDIPLVSFNADNGLLRLDGGAFEATSESGQAILGSTGAIVGQSVENSNTDIADEFSKLIVTQQAYSANSRIVSTADEMLQEALNMVR
- a CDS encoding FAD-binding oxidoreductase is translated as MTYPVSYYSERLQPKPVPLPALEETIESDTCIIGAGLAGLTLALRLGEQGQTCVLVEAEQAGWGASGRNGGFVSPGFAQSLGVLDRKLGRDHAKALYAESVKGAEFVRARATAMDGVIQGEGRLQVLRYNAPDQLQRLTEYMNKVHDRRYFVLSGEQLAAELTSDTYHHALFDPDTFTIDPLAYAQGLKQLLATQGDVTLFEETPAVKLEKSGAGWLVTTPQGSVAAKQVVLTGSAYLGPLYRPLASAILPVATYVVSSVGLGAALDEAIRFRGAISDTRLASDYYRRIEQDCLLWGGRITTQQSQPHRLAELLKRQIVEIYPQLSHLEIRHAWSGLMGYAVHKMPIIGELEPGLWSCTAFGGHGLSTTAMGADMVAAALTHGDDRWRLFEPFKARWGGGPAGRAGTQLIYWGMQLKDRWQERRAK